Proteins from one Sabethes cyaneus chromosome 2, idSabCyanKW18_F2, whole genome shotgun sequence genomic window:
- the LOC128738159 gene encoding uncharacterized protein LOC128738159, with amino-acid sequence MVSKIFNTFHKARFSGIRIVPANAPSLYQECVKVFVAEVNRNNQNGKRISELQFLPTAALVNIFEEMCKYPALRDVLREALSDPVLFMRIFTGHNTNQLIVDQCLREAGLSGEPVLPVLAKNYCDMVQKEPLGKDTPDFMRRLLGALKLGKYLLEAGWARSSVNVLTIAEGMISLIVDNRFHRELELDCTQLLLRSKGGCMTAQANETCNKLLSLVENITDDDLLVKAYLEVANHHYRAEQFETCHEWALKTMDMITDSTAAEHIIEVLQLEALYCFSKQRYDLGSMLISQAIQRARTHFGNQHRLYADVLHTYGQCLMKMNAVSEAVSTFMELLDVTIKLYGRLTPHVPIIQGYLAYGFYLRSQTTGRFDMALDQIDQATKLAKRLMPSNKQVIAHFAKIRVLIVKGFDSVAAATKERKPMKVESYQRFHFSEIREKYFELNGSF; translated from the coding sequence ATGGTTTCGAAAATATTTAATACCTTCCATAAAGCCCGATTCAGTGGCATCCGGATAGTGCCGGCAAATGCGCCGTCCTTGTATCAGGAGTGCGTGAAAGTGTTTGTAGCTGAGGTTAACCGCAACAATCAGAATGGAAAGCGTATTTCAGAGCTGCAATTTTTGCCGACGGCAGCGCTTGTTAATATCTTCGAGGAGATGTGCAAATATCCGGCGCTAAGAGATGTGCTTCGGGAGGCGCTGTCGGATCCGGTGTTATTCATGAGAATTTTCACCGGCCACAACACCAACCAGTTGATCGTGGACCAATGTCTGCGGGAAGCAGGTTTAAGCGGAGAGCCGGTACTTCCTGTGCTGGCAAAAAATTATTGTGATATGGTGCAGAAGGAGCCTTTGGGGAAAGACACGCCCGATTTCATGAGGCGTCTTCTGGGCGCACTGAAACTGGGCAAATATTTGCTTGAAGCTGGCTGGGCCCGATCCAGCGTAAACGTGTTAACTATTGCGGAAGGCATGATCTCATTAATTGTCGACAACCGCTTTCATAGAGAGCTTGAACTGGATTGCACCCAACTCTTGTTAAGATCCAAGGGTGGCTGCATGACTGCGCAGGCCAATGAAACTTGCAATAAACTACTTTCGTTGGTTGAGAATATAACCGATGATGATCTTCTAGTCAAGGCGTACCTCGAGGTGGCCAACCATCACTATCGCGCTGAACAATTTGAAACATGCCACGAATGGGCTCTGAAAACAATGGACATGATCACCGATTCTACGGCCGCTGAGCACATCATAGAGGTACTTCAGCTGGAAGCTTTATATTGCTTTTCCAAGCAGCGCTACGATCTGGGAAGCATGCTGATCAGTCAGGCCATTCAGCGAGCTCGAACGCATTTTGGAAACCAGCACCGCTTGTACGCAGATGTCCTTCATACTTACGGACAGTGTCTGATGAAAATGAATGCAGTATCGGAAGCCGTTTCAACATTCATGGAGCTGCTGGATGTTACCATCAAGCTGTACGGTCGACTTACTCCGCACGTGCCAATCATCCAGGGTTATTTGGCATATGGATTCTATTTGCGATCTCAAACCACCGGGAGATTCGATATGGCCTTGGATCAGATTGATCAAGCTACCAAGCTGGCCAAACGACTTATGCCATCGAACAAACAAGTGATTGCCCATTTCGCCAAAATACGTGTGCTGATTGTTAAAGGTTTCGATAGTGTGGCTGCCGCTACCAAAGAACGGAAACCGATGAAGGTGGAAAGCTATCAGAGGTTCCACTTTTCGGAAATTCGTGAGAAATACTTCGAACTGAACGGGTCTTTCTAA